CCGCGAGGGGGAAGAGAACTTGGGCCATGCCCCGCGCTCGACTAGTAAACTTGGGCCCATCCAGTTCGTGTTGGCCCATCTCCCCAAACACCAGCCCAGCCCAGGCTTTCTgcactcgtcgtcgtcgtcgacgaaaGGTCGCGTTGGTGTGTAATGGTGGTGGGGGAGAAGTTATGCGCAGCCTCGCTGTCACCAGCCTTCCacctttttttcctccttttccctggaggaggactggaggagggaGAATCAAGAGTCGCCaggccatcaccaccaccacggccacgaCGGATCGCCGATTTCATCAAAAGTCGGTTGCTTGATTGAGATTCTCTTCTCTGGCGGCGTGGCTTGCTGTGCTGTGTGAAAGCCTCCCCGATCCCCATGGCCTATCGCCGGAAGCAGGGCGCCGCCGACGATCACCGGAGCTCCTATCCTCAGGCACGCACTCCTCTCTCCCCTTGCCTCCTCCTCTGCCCTGTTTGCTTGCTAGTTGGCTTCCTTGTAGGCTGTAGCGTACCGTACCATTTCTTGATTGCCGATTCCAaagtgttgctacagtcaaaTCTAAAGTCTGATCGAGCTCCGCTCTTTCATCTCGCGCTGTCTTGATTGCGCGAACAGAAATAGGACCAAAAGAAAATTGCTTCATCAAAGGCCATCTCCTTACTTCAGCTCATTCTTGAATACTGTGGATTGTTGAGTTCCTGATTATTAGATTAGATGTCCTGAATCATGACGCATTTGCCCTGTCGGTGATCTGATATGCACGATCGGCTTGTTTCTGTCACAGTACCAGCGGTAGCCAGATGGCGTAATGTGTCGATTTGCCTTTAATTTGTAGGAATCTGCTTCGTCATACAGTTACACATCGTTCAAAACCATAAACGAGCCCAAGCTTGGATTGTGGCAAACTTTGGCAAGCAAAGCCAAGGGAATTCTCGACGAGGACGCCTTGGCGCATAAGTTTGAGGACTTCAGGAAAGAACGGCCCCGCAGCAACTCCGGTTCATCCAGTGGAGATCAGGTAAGGCATCACCTGAATATCTCAACATACAGACAGTCACAAGTGAACTTCTCGAGTATGGCATCGTCTCTCTTTTCAGTAATATAAGGTTCGGAGCTGGCATTCTGCCTACATCTCTTGTAACTTTCTGTAATTTTAGGCCCCTCAGTCTCGCTGGTCATTTGAAAACCACTGGAAGACAGGAGAGGCTGCAGCTCGAATCAGGCCGGAGGCTCTTTCTGCTTCTGTCAACCAGCTTGGTGGAAGAATAAAAAATGCCTTGGAAGTAATGACTTTTACTTACCTCCGTACAGCTATTTTCCTTCAGCCCTATAACCCTCTGGATAATTAACAGTTGTTGCTTCCTTGGTTTAACAGGAGGGACTCACAATTGTGGATAATAAGACATCCAGTATCAttgaggaaacaaagaaaattcAAATTAGAAGGAAGCCTACCAGTTCCAGTTCTTATGTGTCGAATTCAGCAGTACATACAGTCAGCACTCCTAATCTCTCATTGGATCAAGCTAAATCTGCAGCTGAGGAGACTCAATTGAAAGCTTCCCGCGACGTAAGGTGCCACATGCTTATATCTTGATGAAAAATATGTTATTATGCCCTGTAATTATACCAAAAACTCAATGCAGAGAAAGTATATTTTCTTTTACATGGGAAAAAACTGCAACATTTAGTGTTCCTTCTATTCAGTTGAATTCCTATGTAATGGGTTAATTTTATGAATCGTTTGCATATTAGTTCTCAGTATAAATAAAGGGAAAAAATATGGATATTTGTTTTTCTGCTGAGAGATATGTCTACTTCAGTTGCCCTTTACTAAGTCTTAAGCTCTTGGTTATGGACTAATGGTTATTAGTGTGGATGAGAATTAATAATAATGGCTGCTTAAGTTGCCTAATGTTGTCTTATTTGATTTCTAGCTTAATCGAATATAAGTACTGTGACCATCTAATTGCCACCATAAGGGCTTTTCTCTGGTCACAAAGAACGACCAGAATAAGCAATCTTGCACCTTTCGCCATGGTTATGTCCATGGTTCAGGAAAGtaaatatatgatttttttgTGTAACTTGCGGTGCTGATGTCTTTCTCTAATTCTCTTGCCTCCTAATTCTTTTTTCAGGTTGCTAATGCAATGGCTGCTAAAGCAAAACTTCTACTCCGTGAACTGAAATCCGTTAAAGCTGATCTAGCTTTTGCAAAGCAGAGATGTGCCCAGCTAGAAGAAGAGAACAAGCTGTTGCGAGAAACAAAGCAGAAAGGGAGCAAAACTGAAGAGGACGATGACTTGGTAATCTTTCTGTGATCAAActtatttgttttcttgttgAATTTCTTCTCATGAATTACATACATCTCGATTTTCTACTACACCAAGAATAGTGAATGGGTGGTAATTCATCACCAAATTGATAAATTACACTCTTATGATCCTTATGTGCATAAATTGATAATCCATCATCAAATTTCTGTTAGTTCATTCCATTTCTGAACACTTGCATGAAATGGTCGAATTTTCAGTACATTACCTCTTTTGAAAactcagaatttttttttgaaacccgATGAAAACTCAGAATTGCATACATTTAGTGTGGTTGACATCATTCATATGAAACTATATTGTACAGTGATGAGAGGTCAAGGCCGTTATCTCATTTCATATTAGCTATTAACTGCTGGTGCTGCCAGCTTGTTCTTAACTACATTTTTATAGAACATGTGAGCATGGTTGTCTCTGATATTCTGAAAATTTTTTCTCTGAACAACCCGTTGTTGAAATATTGAAACAGATTCGTGTGCAACTGGAGACCTTACTGGCCGAGAAATCAAGGCTGGCACAGGAAAACTCGACGTATGCCCGTGAAAATCGCTTCCTGCGTGAGATAGTAGATTTCCATCAGTTCAGCACCACGCAGGATGTTGTCTCCTTGGATGATGGTGACATGGAAGACGATGTTCCAGAAGAGGACAGCAACCTCATTTGCACTGAGAACGCGTTACCTATGGTTGAAGAAAATTCAGGAGGTGAAGAACTGTCCCCTGTGCCCTCGAGGCCTGAATCTCCGATGGACGGCCCAGAGGAGCCATCATCCCCCATATCAAGCAACTTTCAGAATGCCTCAAAACCAGATGCATCAACATCTGACACAGCTTGACGCATGTGAATTATATTATCATCTTGTTTGGGATTTCAAAGTGGTTTTGGTGGTGCTCTTGTGTGCATAAAATTTTGTCCATTCTTTGTCCACATTGATTTTTTGTAGTTACAGATCTCTGCTCGTGTATAAAGTGTATAGTTTGTTTGGTTTCCTTAAGGCGGGGTTTTAGTGAAAAGCAGACTCGTGTGATTATGGGGAAATCGGTAGTGTGTATGGTTTGGCTCGTGTGACAGTGTATCGATTATTGGTTAATCTGACTGTAGCTGTGATGCCTTCATTACATCTATATGGGTGTACATCATTCTTGGCGAGTAAGAGTAATAAGGACAGACATCTGAAGCCCGGTTTGTGTTGTGAGGCAGCCAGAGAACATGGTGTTCCGCGTTTCTGACTGACTCCCAGCCTCCTTTCCACTATCAGGCTTCACCGATGGAGAAGGTAATCAGCataagctagcagaaggcgtgaTTGGTATCATCTCAGGTCAAAATTAAAGAAATAGATGTTGCATTAAACCATGTGAATTCCTGTCGGCGAGCTGCATTacttttttcgagaatacgtacctttgtattaagaagaatgaGTAGAATTATTACAACGCGGGTCTACCAGGCTCACGCACACAGTTTTGAAATGTAGTTTGAGCTTACATGGCAACTTATTTACATCCGTTTAAACACAAAGGTCAGGGTAAGAAACCACTAAGGTACCGTTGCTTCAGCGTCGTCCTGCTGTTGTCACAGGAGATCAACATAAATAAGGAGTCCATCCCTTTTCTTAGTGATCTGCTCATGGCTCGCCGCTTATGCACCCAGTAGTCCGTTAAGGAGATTTCAGACAGTGAGATGGTGTTCTGTATGTGCAGCACTGTCGAGACGATGTGCCAAACCTCCTTTGTGTAAGGGCAAGCAGCTAGCAAGTGCACTGCCGTTTCTAGCTCCTGTTCACAGAATGTACACTCCGCGTTTCCCTGTAACCCATGTCGATGTCTTCTATCAGCCGTCCACAACCGCTCCTTAACTGCCAACCAGATGAAAAATTTCACTTTCATTGGTGCCCATGATTTCCAAATCAGCTTAGCGGCAGCGAACTTTGTG
This genomic window from Setaria viridis chromosome 8, Setaria_viridis_v4.0, whole genome shotgun sequence contains:
- the LOC117834007 gene encoding uncharacterized protein — its product is MAYRRKQGAADDHRSSYPQESASSYSYTSFKTINEPKLGLWQTLASKAKGILDEDALAHKFEDFRKERPRSNSGSSSGDQAPQSRWSFENHWKTGEAAARIRPEALSASVNQLGGRIKNALEEGLTIVDNKTSSIIEETKKIQIRRKPTSSSSYVSNSAVHTVSTPNLSLDQAKSAAEETQLKASRDVANAMAAKAKLLLRELKSVKADLAFAKQRCAQLEEENKLLRETKQKGSKTEEDDDLIRVQLETLLAEKSRLAQENSTYARENRFLREIVDFHQFSTTQDVVSLDDGDMEDDVPEEDSNLICTENALPMVEENSGGEELSPVPSRPESPMDGPEEPSSPISSNFQNASKPDASTSDTA